The following is a genomic window from Cupriavidus taiwanensis.
GCTGCTCGAGGAAGCCGTGCGCAAGGAACCGTCCAATGCGCGCTATCGCTTCTACCTGGCCCAGAGCTATCGCGATGCAGGCAAGCTCGACGAGAGCATCCGGGTATATGGTGAACGCGCCGGCATGGGCGGGTGGGACGAGGAAGCCTGGTTCTCCCGCTTCCAGGTCGCCGTGCTGCGGGAGCGCCGCGGCGATGCCCCCGCTGCCGTGCGCGAGGGCTACCTCGACGCCTATCAAGCCCGCCCCAGCCGCGCCGAACCCTTGTGCGAGCTTGCCCGCTATCACCGCCTGCGCGGCGAGTTCGCGCTCGCGCATTTGTTTGCCCAACAGGCCGCGGCGCTGCCCAGGCCCGCGGACGCCCTGTTCGTCGACGAATCGGTCTATGCCTGGCGGGCCCTGGACGAGCTTGCCGTCAGCGCCTATTACGTGGGCGCGGTCGAGCAGGGCAAGCAAGCCCTGTCGCGGCTGCTGGCCGAGGCGCGCGTTCCAGCGCACGAGCGTGCGCGCATCGAGGGCAATCTGCGTTACTTCGGACTCTGATCGCCCCCATCGCGGCAGCACCGCACGGGAACATGGTCCGCGCGGTGGCCTGCATGCTTCGAGGACCGGCATACCATGCCGGCCCGAAACGCCATGGCGTCCCTTACTGCCCCGCCTGCATCGCCGCCATATCCATGTACACCAGTTCCCAGACATGGCCGTCCAGATCCTGGAAGCCATGGCCGTACATGAAGCCCAGGTCCATTGGCGGCTTGTAGGTATTGCCGCCCGCCAGCACCGCGGCATTGACCATTTCATCAACGCGCGCGCGGGTTTCCATCGACAGGCAAACCAGCACTTCGGTGGCTTTGCGCGCATCGCAGATTTCATTGGGCGAGAAGCTGCGGAACTTGGCTTCGGTGAGCAGCATCACGAAAATGTTCTCGCCGACGATCATGCAGGTGGCGGTATCGTCGGTAAATTGCGGATTGAAGGAAAAACCGAGCTGGGTAAAGAAGGCAATCGACTTTTGCAGGTCGCGGACCGGCAAATTGACAAAGATCTGCTGATTCATAGGGGGCTCCGGTAGTCGTGAGGTGGCACTGCGCGGGGCGCAGACAAACAGTCTAGGCGCTAAAGCAAAGCGGCGCGCGTATTTCCATTGGCGCTAAATCAGGGAAAAAACGGAGCGCCGGGCGGTGAAACCGTGGATTGGATGGCGCGATGCCGCGGCGATGATTGCGGCAATCCATCTTGCAGTCGGCATGAGAATCGCGCCGACCAGCTTCCCGACAATCTCTCCGTGCAATTTGCGTTATTTTTTGTAAAATTTTTTCAGGTGCTCTGTCACCGGGATTTCTAGTACCATGCAGCGGCCTATTTGCAGAAAGGGGATATAAATGGCGACATACAAGCAACTCCTGGCTGAGAAGGAAGCGCTGGAAGCCAAGCTGAATGAAGTGCGCGCAACCGAAGTGGCGGGCGTGATCGATAAAATCCGCGAACTGATGACCGAATATGGCCTGACCGCGGAAGACATCCTGCCCCGGCGCAAGCGTGGCCGTCCCGCCGGCAGCGGCCCGCGCAAGTCCGCCGCTGCCCTGCCCCCGAAATACATGGATCCCAAGACCGGCAAGACGTGGTCGGGCCGCGGCCGTGCGCCGGCCTGGCTGGGCAAGCGTCCGGAGCGCTTCCTGATCGAGCAGTAACACCGTTGCTGCCGCCCGACGGCAGCAACGCGACCCGTCCGCAGCCGGGGGCCCGGACGGGTTTCACAACGCCTGGCAGACATAGTCCTTGCGCAGCGCCCTGAATCCCTGCTGGGTCGGCTCCGCCGTCAGGCGCGCGCCGCCGTCAGGCTGCGGCTGCAGGCGCAGAATCCGCGCGGAACACTGGCTGGCGGTCTCGTCGCGCTGGTAGCGGATTTCATATTGCCCGCCCGCGGCCGGCACGAATGACACGCCCGCGGCGCAGCGCATCTCGGGCAGCGGCGGCGCCGCGGCCGAGGTCACCGCCACATAGAGGCGCCGGCCCGCCTCGACCAGCCTTTCGCGCGTGCGCGCGGGCGGCTCGGGCGAACGCCCGGCCATGTCCAGGCCGCGCTCCCTTCCCATCGCCGACAACTGCTTGCCCATCCCCGCCAGCACCAGCGGCCGGGCCGGATCCGGGCACCTGGCCGGATCGACGATGGTGAACGAGGTGTTTTCGTCGGTGCTGGTCACCAGCCGCACGCTGGCGGACGGCGCACCGGCAGGCACGCGGTATTGCGCCACGCAGCCCGACACCGCCACGGCGGCGGCAAGCATCGGCAACACGGCAAGGCGGACAGGGACGGCGAACGACCGGGCATGGCGCATGGCGGCGGGCAGGTTGAGTCGCAACGGCGGGAAGCCGGCCCCGGGGCGGGGCGTCGGCGGCACGATGACGCAAAATGCGGAATGGATGCGGACCGATCGCGCTATGGCCGACCCCGCCGCGCCAGTCGTCGCAGACGCCCGGGCGACGCCGCCATGCCGCCAAACCCGCCCAGCATACCGGCTTCCAGCGCACTCCGGCAGCCCGCACAAACCCATGTTGAAAACCGCGACATGATATCCACAGAATCTGTGGATATCCTGCCGTGCCCTGTCCGAAAACCCCGGTCTGTGCGCCAGCGCACCGGGCTGCCCAAAAATTAAGCAACGGGTTGCAGCGACCCGGCAAGCCAGCAGCGGCGCGGCCCGCGCCGCCGTCAACCCGCCATCGGAGTGCCGTAAAGCTGCCTGGCACACACTTCCTGCCGGCGCACGCCCTTGAAGGGGGCATCGTCACCGCGTAATCTGCTTCGTACCGGGGGCTGCACGGGCGCACTTGCGCCACTTTGCCAGCCAGAAAACGACGATGCCACAACAAGAGCCTATCCAGGCCGGGCCGTTGCCTCGTGACCTGCTGCACGCGCTGCGTGAAGGCGGTTACGACGTATCGGCACTCGCGCCTGCCCCGGAATCCGACACCGACTCCGACCCCTTCGACCATCAACCCGCCGCGCACGCGGCCGACCCGCAACAGGCCATCCACCTGCTGCTGGCTGTCTATCACGCCACTGGCGACCCCGCCATCGGCTTGTGGCTGGGCAGCCGGATGCCGCCCGACCTGCTCGGCCTGGCCGGGCTGCCCGCGATGGCCGGTCCATCCTTGGGCACGGCGCTGCGGCGCATCGCGCGCTACCAGAAGCTGCTGGCCGGCGACCGCGTCGAGCTGCGCCGACAGGGCGACGAGGCCTGGGTCTGCATCCGCCCGAGCGATCCCGAGGCGCCCGACAGCCGCCCGCGCATCGACATGGAGCTGTGCTCGCTGCTGGCCTTCGGCCGGCGCTTCACGCGCAAGCCGCTGCATCCGCTGCGGGTGTCGCTGCGCATCGGCCGGCCCGCCTGGCACCTGCGCTATACCGAGGCCTTCGACTGCCCGGTGCGCTTCGGCGAGCCGGAAGATGCGATCGTGTTCGGCCGCCGCGACCTGGCGCTGCGGCTGATGGCGCGCGACCGCTCCAGCCCCGCGGCGCCCCCCGCCAGCCGCGACCTGCGTCCGGCCGCGGCCTCGCTGTACGACGTGCGCAGCGCGCTGCAGCAGCTGGCCGGCGACCGCGCGCTGAGCCTGGCCGCGGTGGCCCGCCACCTCGACATCAGCGAGCGCACGCTGCAGCGCCGGCTGATGGCCGCCGGCACCAGTTTCCGCACGCTGTGCGAAGACGCGCGGCGCGAGCTGGCCGGCCACTACCTGAGCGAAGGCGCGCTGTCGCTGGGGGAGATCGCGTTCCGGCTCGGCTTTGACGATGCCAACTCGTTCTTCCGCGCGTTCCGCCGCTGGACCGGCATGACGCCGGGCGACTACCGGCGCCACGCCACGCCCGCGCCGCAGCCGCAGCCGCCGGCGTAGCCCGGGGCCTGGCTCACCCGCCGCGGCGCTGCTCCCACGGCGGGTTGTCGCCAAAGCGTTCGGCCAGGAAATCGACAAAGGCGCGCACGCGCGGCGGCACCAGCCGCCGCTGCGGCATTACCGCGTAGATGCCGGTGTCCGCCAGCGGGTAGTCGGGCAGCACCTGCACCAGCCGGCCGGCCTGCAGGTCGGCGCAGACATGCCAGGCCGAGTGCAGCGCGATGCCGAAGCCGGCCAGCGCCGCGTCCGACAGCAGCTCGCCGGTATTGGCCTCGATGCGGCCGCGCACGCGCACGGCTATCTCGCCCCCGGCGCCGTCGCCGAGCCGCCAGACATCCTGCCGCCCGTGGCTGCCCACCAGCAGCAGGCAATCGTGCCGCGCCAGGTCCTGCGGCGTGCGCGGCGTGCCGCGCCGGCGCAGGTAGTCGGGCGACGCGCACAGCAGCCGCCGGTTGTTGGCCAGCCGGCGCGCGACCAGCGCCGAGTCGTCGAGCGCGCCGATGCGGATCGCCAGGTCAAAGCCGGCGCTGACCAGGTCCAGCACGTGGTCGGACAGGTTGACGCTGAGCAATACCCCCGGGTGCCGGGCCAGGAATTCCGGCAGCAGCGGCGACACGTAGAGGCGCCCGAACGACGACGACGTCGTCACCCGCAGGGTGCCGGTAATGCCGGTGCCCGCCTGCCGCAGCGACGCCCCCAGCGCCTCCAGGTCATCCACCAGCGCGCGCCCCTGCTCGGCCAGCACGGCGCCCTCGGGCGTGGCGTGCAGCCGCCGCGTGGTGCGATGCAGCAGGCGCACGCCGAGTTCGCGCTCGAGCCGCTGCAGGCGCTGGCTCGCCACCGCCACCGACAGGTCCAGGCTGCGCGCCGCGGCGCTGATCGAGCCCAGGTCGAGCACGCGCAGAAACAGGCCAATATCGCCGATCCGGTCCATGATTATCAATTTTTCATTGAAGCTGATTATGGATCATGCCGGTTTTTACTGAATCCGAAAAGGTCCAGACTGCGGGCTTCCTCTTCCCTTGGCGCCCCTCCCCCCATGGCTTCCCCTCAATCCACTCTCGCCGCCCCGGCTTCGGGCCGGCTGCCGCTGGCGCTGTACGCGCTGACCGCCGGCTCCTTCGGCATCGGCTGCGCCGAATTCGTCATCATGGGCCTGCTGCTGCAGGTGGCCGCCGACCTGCAGGTGACCATTGCCGCCGCCGGCATGCTGGTGTCCGGCTACGCGCTGGGCGTGTTCGCCGGCGCGCCGGTGCTGACGCTGCTGACGCGGCGCATGCCGCGCAAGGCGGTGCTGCTGGCGCTGATGGTGATCTATACGGTCGGCAACGCCGCCTGCGCGCTCGCCCCGGACTACACCACGCTGATGATCGCGCGCGTGCTGACCTCGCTCACGCATGGCACCTTCTTTGGCGTCGGCGCGGTGGTCGCCACCGGGCTGGTGCCGGAACACCGCCGCGCCTCGGCGATTTCGGTGATGTTCTCGGGCCTGACCCTGGCCACGCTGCTGGGCATGCCCGCCGGCGCCTGGCTGGGCCTGCACCTGGGCTGGCGCTCGACCTTCTGGGCGATGACGCTGGTCGGGCTGCTGTCGCTGGCGGTGATCGCGCTGCTGGTACAGAAGAGCCAGGAACACGGCGCGCGCGTGGCGCTGCGCGACGAGCTGGCCACCATCGGCCGCCCGCAGGTGCTGCTGGGGCTGCTGATGACGGTGCTGCAGTCGATGGGCATCTTCGCCGTGATCACCTACGTGCAGCCGCTGCTGACGCGCGTGTCCGGCTTTGGCGAGGCCGCGGTATCGCCGATCCTGCTGCTGTTCGGCGCCGGCATGATCATCGGCAACGTGCTGGGCGGCCGCTTTGCCGACCGCACCCCGACCCGCGCGGTGCTGGCCACGCTGGCGGCGCTGACGCTGGTGCTGGCGGCGATGACGCTGGCGATCCACAGCCAGGTGCTGGTGGTGGCCTTCGTCGGCATCCTCGGTGTCGCGGCGTTTGCCACGGTGTCGCCGCTGCAGCTGCGCGTGCTGCGCCACGCCCACGGTGCCGGCGAGAACCTGGCATCGAGCTTCAATATCGCCGCGTTCAACCTGGGCAACGGCCTGGGCGCGTGGCTGGGCGGGGTGGTCGTCGATCACGGGCCGGGGCTGACGGCCCTGCCCTGGGTGGCGGCACTGGCGCCGATGGCGGCGCTGGCGGTGGCGTGGCTGAGCGTGAAGCTGGAGCAAGGCGCGCGCGCCCGTGCGCCGATGGCGCAGGCCTGCCCCTGAATGCCCGCGCGATGTTCGTGACGCCCTGCGCGATTCAACCCGGCTTGCCGTCCACGCGCGGACGTGCCAGCCGCGGCGCATAGGTCAGCGCATAGAGTCCGAACCCCGCCACCCAGCACGCCCCCGCGCCCCACACCCAATGCAGGTAGCCGGCCGGCCACGCCATCGGCCCGAACACGCGCAACACCGCCGCCGCGGCCACCAGCCAGTACGCCGCGGTCTCGGCGCGGCCGGCCACCAGCATGCGGCCGGTGTGGCCCAGCGCGGTGCGCGTGATCATGGCGATGATCGCCACGCCAAGCACACCCACGGTGAACGCGTGCGTCGCCAGCCCGGCCATCAGCAGGCCGAGCGCGCCCAGCGCCTGCAGCAGCAGCGCCACCGGCAGCCACGCGTAGGCCAGGTGCAGCACCCACAGGATCGGCCGGTTGCCGACCGCATAGCCGCGCCACCCCGCCACGCGCGCGCCCAGCACCAGCGCGGCCAGCAGCGACAGCGCCGCCACTAGCCATGCGGGCACCGGCAGCAACCCCGCCGGCAGCCCGAGCACGGCCGCCGGAATCGCCAGACGATCCACCTGCCGGTACTGGCGCAGCCGGAAGCCGGGAATCGCATTGGTGGTGAACATCGGGATCACGCGCCCGCCGATCACCACCACGAACAGCGTCACCAGCGCCACGCCGGCACGGCAGGCCAGCATCGCGCCGGCGTCATGGCCGCGCGCCTGCAGCCACAGGCTGGCGATATCGGCCAGCGCCAGCAGCCATAGCGCGAGCGCCAGCGGATAGTTGCGGCGGTTGCCGCCGCGCACCAGCGTGCGCGTGAAGGCCAGCGCCGCCAGCGGCAGGAACGCGGCTTCGACCACGAAGGCCGCGCTGCCGGGCGCCAGCCACAGGCCGGCGCGACCGGCCGCCCACAGACCGAACAGCGCCGCCAGCGCGGCGCCGGTCGGCGTCGGCTGCCCGGTCCAGGCGCGTCCGGCCGTGAACAGGAACCCCACCACGATCGCCGCGGCAAAGCCGAACACCATCTCGTGCGCATGCCAGAACATCGCCGGCATCGCCGCGGCCGGCGCGACCGCGTGCACCCCGGCGAGCATCGCCGACCATGCCGCCAGCGCCAGCGCGGCAAACACCGCACCGCCCAGATAGAACGGGCGGAACCCCAGCGCAAACAAGGCAAAACCACGCGGCGGCGGCCCCGCGGGGATCTTGCCGGAGGGCGGGGTGCGCCGCGCGGGAAGGATGGGAATGGTGTCCATGACTGGCGAGAGCAATGAGGGCGCGGCGCGAAGCGATACGCCGCGGTTCGTCCCCACGATAGCACCGCCGCCGCGCCCGCGACCTCCCCCGGTAGAACTACTGCCAAAGGCAGGCGACGCCGGCGCGCGCGCTGTGCGGCCGGCGAATAGGCAGCACCAGCGCCCGCCCCTACTCTGGCATCACCCCCGCCAAAGTTGACACAGGAGCATGGCCATGGCCACCCAATCCCGCGCGCCGGAGCCGATCCCGCCCGGCGCCGCAATGACGCTGGCGTCCAGTACCTTCGCCTTCACCATCTGCTTTGCCGTCTGGATGCTGTTCGCGGTCCTCGGCATTCCCCTCAAGCAACAGCTCGGCCTCAACGATACGGAATTCGGCCTGCTCGCCGCCACGCCGGTGCTGAGCGGCTCGCTGATCCGCGTGCCGCTGGGCCTGTGGACCGACCGCTTCGGCGGCCGCATCGTGTTCTTCGTGCTGATGCTGGCCACCGTGGTCCCGATCTGGCTGATCTCGTATGCGACCACGCTGTGGCAGCTGCTGGTGCTGGGGCTGTTCGTCGGCCTGGCCGGCGGCTCGTTCTCGGTGGGCACGCCCTACGTGGCGCGCTGGTTCCCGCGCTCGCGCCAGGGGCTGGCGATGGGCATCTTCGGCGCCGGCAACTCGGGCGCGGCGCTGACCAAGTTCGTCGCCCCGGCGCTGATCCTGGCGGCCGGCACCTGGACCATCGTGCCGCGCGTGTATTCGGTGGCGATGCTGGCCACCGCGCTGCTGTTCTGGGTGTTCTCGCGCAGCAACCCGGCGCATATGGTCAAGTCCAGCGCGGGCTGGCGCGAGCAGCTGGCGGTGATGCGCGACCCGCGCGTGTGGCGCTATTCGCAGTACTACTCGGTGGTGTTCGGCGGCTATGTCGGCCTGTCGCTGTGGATGACCAAGTACTACATCGGCGAATACGGCTTCGACATCAAGGTGGCGGCCTTCCTCGCCGCCTGCTTCTCGCTGCCCGGCGGCGTGCTGCGCGCCATCGGCGGCTGGATCTCGGACCGCTACGGCGCGCACCGCACCACCTGGTGGGTGATGTGGGTGAGCTGGGTCGGCTTCTTCCTGCTGAGCTACCCGCAGACCGATTTCATCATCCAGACCACCGGCGGCCCGCAGGCCTTCCGCATCGCGCTGACGCCCACGGTCTTCACCATCCTGCTGTTCGTGGTCGGCATCGCCTTCGCCATCGGCAAGGCCTCGGTGTTCAAGTTCATCTCCAACGACTTCACCCACAACATCGGCGCGGTCTCGGGCGTGGTGGGCCTGGCCGGCGGGCTGGGCGGCTTCGTACTGCCGATCCTGTTCGGCATGCTGGCCGACCTGACCGGCGTGCGCAGCAGCTGCTTCATGCTGATGTACGGCACCGTGTGCGTGAGCCTGGTGTGGATGCACTACAGCCACCGCGCCGAACGCCAGCGCAAGGCCCAGGCCGTCGGCCTGACGCAGGCCGCCTGAATGCCAACACCAACTGTTGACCAACACAACGTCCCCGCGCAAGCGGGGACCCAGTGACTTCAAGAGACGCTGGCTCCCCGCGTGCGCGGGGGTGACGGTTCCGACAAGCACTTGCAAGCGCGCCTTGCGCGCGCTCTCAACCAAGGCACACCAATCATGACCTCATCCGTACTCACCCGCTGGGAGCCCGAGAACGCGGCGTTCTGGCAAAGCGAGGGCGAGCGCATCGCCTACCGCAACCTGTGGATCTCGATCCCCGCGCTGATGCTGGCCTTCGTGGTCTGGATGCTGTGGAGCGTGGTCGCGGTCAACCTCGACCGCGCCGGCTTCCAGTTCACCAAGAACCAGCTGTTCTGGCTGACCGCGCTGCCGGCGCTGTCCGGCGCCACGCTGCGCATCTTCTACTCGTTCCTGGTGCCGGTGTTCGGCGGGCGCCGCTTCACCGCGATCTCGACCGCGCTGCTGCTGATCCCCGCGCTGGGCATGGGCTTCGCGCTGCGCGACCCGTCCACCGGCTACCCCACGCTGCTGGTGCTGGCGCTGCTGTGCGGGCTGGGCGGCGCCAACTTCAGCTCGTCGATGGCCAATATCAGCTTCTTCTTCCCCAAGGCGAAGAAGGGGCTGGCCACCGGCCTGAATGCCGGCATCGGCAACCTGGGCGTGTCGGTGGTGCAGTTCGTCACGCCGCTGGTGGTGTCGCTGGCGGTGTTCGGCGCGCTCGGCGGCGAGCCGCAGCAGTACCAGGCCAGCGGCGCCACGCACGACCTGTGGCTGCAGAACGCGGGCTTTATCTGGGTGCCGTTCATCGTCGTGTCGGCGCTGGCCGCGTGGTTCGGCATGCATGACATCGCCGATGCCAAGGCCTCGTTCGCCGAACAGGCCGTGATCTTCAAGCGCAAGCACAACTGGCTGATGTGCTGGCTGTACGTGGGCACCTTCGGCTCGTTCATCGGCTTCTCGGCCGGGCTGGCGCTGCTGACCAAGTCGCAGTTCCCGGGCGTGAATCCCACCGCCTATGCCTTCCTCGGGCCGCTGGTTGGCGCGCTGACGCGTCCGGTGGGCGGCTGGATTTCCGACAAGCTCGGCGGTGCGCGCGTCACGCTGTGGACCTTCGTCGGCATGATCGCGGCGGTGTTCGCCGTGCTGGCGGCGTTGCCGCACGACGGCGCCGGCGGCAGCTTCGCCTACTTCCTCGCGGCCTTTATCGCGCTGTTCGCGCTGACCGGCATCGGCAACGGCTCGACCTTCCGCATGATCCCGGTGATCTTCCTGACCGAGCGCCAGCGCGCCGCCAGGGGCCAGGGCGACGCCGCGCAACGCCAGGCGCTGCAGGATGCCGGCAAGGAATCCGCCGCGGTGCTGGGCTTCTCCGGCGCGATCGGCGCCTATGGCGGCTTCTTCATCCCCAAGAGCTTCGGCACCTCGCTGGAGCTGACCGGCGCGCCCGACGCCGCGCTGTATTGCTTTGTCGCCTTCTATGTCAGCTGCGTGCTGGTGACGTGGTGGTACTACGCGCGCCGCAACGCCCCCATGCCCTGCTGAACCGTCTTGCCGGCCGGCCTAGTTCTTCGGAACTAGGCCCGCGCCGGCCACCTCCCCCGATCGCCATCCGGCGCCAGTTCCACCAGCGAATTGGCCGCCGCCCCGCTCCCCCATAAGCTCAAGGTGTCCCTGCAAATGCTCCCGGGCAACCGTCGGAGCCCCGCAGAATAGCCTCGCGGAGAACAAGCAAATGAGTCATTTCCTGGATCGACTGAAGTTCATGTCGCGCGTCAAGTCCACCTATGCGGACGGCCACGGCGCGGTGGTGAACGAAGACCGCAAGTGGGAAGACGGCTACCGCAGCCGCTGGCAGCACGACAAGATCGTGCGCTCCACCCACGGCGTGAACTGCACCGGCTCCTGCTCCTGGAAGGTCTACGTGAAGAACGGCCTGATCACCTGGGAAACGCAGCAGACCGACTACCCGCGCACGCGCCCGGACCTGCCCAACCATGAACCCCGCGGCTGCCCGCGCGGCGCCTCGTACAGCTGGTACGTCTACTCCGCGCAGCGCGTCAAGTACCCGATGATCCGCGGCCGGCTGATGGAGATGTGGCGCGAGGCGCGCAAGACCATGGACCCGATCGCCGCGTGGGAATCGATCAGCCAGGATCCGGAGAAGGCGGCGCGCTACAAGAGCGTGCGCGGCCAGGGCGGCTTCGTGCGCGCCGACTGGAACACCGCCACCGAGATGATCGCCGCGGCCAACGCCTTCACCGTGAAGAAGTTCGGCCCCGACCGCGTGATCGGCTTCTCGCCGATCCCGGCGATGTCGATGGTGTCGTACGCGGCAGGCGCGCGCTACCTGAGCCTGCTGGGCGGCGCCTGCCTGTCGTTCTACGACTGGTACTGCGACCTGCCGCCGGCCAGCCCGCAGATCTGGGGCGAACAGACCGACGTGCCGGAATCGGCCGACTGGTACAACTCCACCTACCTGATGGTGTGGGGTTCCAACGTGCCGCAGACGCGCACGCCCGACGCGCACTTCTACACCGAAGTGCGCTACAAGGGCACCAAGACCGTCGCGGTGTCGTCCGACTTCGGCGAGATGGTCAAGTTCGGCGATATCTGGCTGGCGCCGAAGCAAGGCACCGATGCCGCGCTGGCGATGGCCATGGGCCACGTGGTGCTCAAGGAATTCCACGCCAGCGGCAAATCCGCGTACTTCCGCGACTATGTGAAGCAGTACACCGACATGCCGATGCTGGTGCTGCTGCGCGGGCATGGCGACACGCTGGTGCCCGACCACTTCCTGCGCGCCTCGCACCTGGCCGACAACCTTGGCGAAGCCAACCATCCGGAATGGAAGACGCTGCTGGTCGACGACGCCACCGGCGAGATCGTCGCCCCCAACGGCTCGATCGGCTTCCGCTGGGGCGAAGCCGCGCACAACGGCGGCGCGAAGGTGGGCCGCTGGAACCTGGAAATGAAGGACGGCGGCAGCGGCCGCGCGGTCGCGCCGCGGCTGTCGCTGGTCGGCCAGCATGACGAGGTCGTCGAAGTCGGCTTCCCCTACTTCGGCGGCGAACACGACGAGCTGCTGCGCCGCCGCGTGCCGGCGCGCCGGATCACGCTGGCCGACGGCAGCACCGCGCTGGTGGCGACCGTGTACGACCTGCAGATGGCCAACTACGGCGTCGATCAGGGACTCGGCGGCCCCAACGTGGCCGCAACGTATGAAGACGACGTCCCCTACACCCCCGCCTGGCAGGAAAAGCACACTTCCGTGCCCGCCCGCCTGGTGACGCAGGTCGCGCGCGAGTTCGCCGACAACGCCGACCGCACGCAGGGCAAGAGCATGGTGATCGTCGGTGCCGCGCTCAACCACTGGTACCACAACGACATGATCTACCGCGGCATCATCAACCTGCTGATGATGTGCGGCTGCATCGGCAAGAGCGGCGGCGGCTGGGCCCACTACGTGGGACAGGAAAAGCTGCGCCCGCAGTTCGGCTGGGCGCCGCTGGCGTTCGGCCTGGACTGGTCGCGTCCGCCGCGCCAGATGAACGGCACTTCGTTCTTCTACAACCACACCAGCCAGTGGCGCCACGAGAAGCTGGGCGTCGACGAGATCCTGTCGCCGACCGCCGACCGCAAGCGCTACGACGGCCTGTCGCTGCTGGACCTGAACGCAAAGTCAGAGCGCATGGGCTGGCTGCCGTCTGCGCCGCAGCTCGGCGCCAATCCGCTCGATGTGGTCGACGCGGCCGAGCGCGCCGGGCAAGACCCGGTCGCCTACACCGTCGAGCAACTGAAGTCCGGCGCGCTGCAGTTTGCCTGCGACGACCCGGACAATCCGGCCAACTTCCCGCGCAATATGTTCGTGTGGCGCTCCAACATCCTGGGCAGCTCGGGCAAGGGGCATGAGTACTTCCTGAAATACCTGCTCGGCACGCAGAACGCCGTGTTCGGCGACGAGGCCGACGCCATCACGCCGAGCGAAGTCACCGTGCGCCCGGCCGCCGAAGGCAAGCTCGACCTGCTGACCGTGCTCGACTTCCGCATGAGCACCACCTGCCTCTACGGCGATATCGTGCTGCCGACGGCAACGTGGTACGAGAAGGACGACCTCAACACGTCCGACATGCACCCCTTCATCCACCCGCTGTCCGAAGCCGTGCAGCCGCTGTGGGAAAGCAAGACCGACTGGGAAATCTACAAGGCCATCGCGAAGAAGTTCAGCGAGATCGCCGGCCCCTACCTGGGCACGCGCAAGGACCTGGTGTGCACGCCGCTGCTGCACGACACCCCGGGCGAACTGGGCCAGCCGTTCGAGCCGAAGGACTGGAAGGCAGGCGAGTGCGACCTGATTCCCGGCAAGACCGCGCCGTCGATGACCGTGGTCGAGCGCAACTACGCCGACATCTACAAGAAATTCACCTCGATCGGCCCGCTGCTCGACAAGCTCGGCAACGGCGGCAAGGGCATCAACTGGAACACCCAGCATGAGGTGAAGGAAATCGGCGACCTGAGCCATACGGTGACCGAACCGGGCGTCAGCCAGGGCCGGCCGAAGCTGGAAACCGCGATCGACGCCGCCGAGATGATCCTGACCTTCGCGCCGGAAACCAACGGCCATGTCGCCGTCAAGGCGTGGGAAGCGGTGTCGAAGATCACCGGCCGCGACCACACCCATCTGGCAGAAGGCCGCGAGCACGACAAGATCCGCTTCCGCGACGTGCAGGCGCAGCCGCGCAAGATCATCTCCGCGCCGACGTGGTCGGGGCTGGAATCGGAAGAGGTCAG
Proteins encoded in this region:
- a CDS encoding MFS transporter, which encodes MATQSRAPEPIPPGAAMTLASSTFAFTICFAVWMLFAVLGIPLKQQLGLNDTEFGLLAATPVLSGSLIRVPLGLWTDRFGGRIVFFVLMLATVVPIWLISYATTLWQLLVLGLFVGLAGGSFSVGTPYVARWFPRSRQGLAMGIFGAGNSGAALTKFVAPALILAAGTWTIVPRVYSVAMLATALLFWVFSRSNPAHMVKSSAGWREQLAVMRDPRVWRYSQYYSVVFGGYVGLSLWMTKYYIGEYGFDIKVAAFLAACFSLPGGVLRAIGGWISDRYGAHRTTWWVMWVSWVGFFLLSYPQTDFIIQTTGGPQAFRIALTPTVFTILLFVVGIAFAIGKASVFKFISNDFTHNIGAVSGVVGLAGGLGGFVLPILFGMLADLTGVRSSCFMLMYGTVCVSLVWMHYSHRAERQRKAQAVGLTQAA
- a CDS encoding nitrate reductase subunit alpha; translated protein: MSHFLDRLKFMSRVKSTYADGHGAVVNEDRKWEDGYRSRWQHDKIVRSTHGVNCTGSCSWKVYVKNGLITWETQQTDYPRTRPDLPNHEPRGCPRGASYSWYVYSAQRVKYPMIRGRLMEMWREARKTMDPIAAWESISQDPEKAARYKSVRGQGGFVRADWNTATEMIAAANAFTVKKFGPDRVIGFSPIPAMSMVSYAAGARYLSLLGGACLSFYDWYCDLPPASPQIWGEQTDVPESADWYNSTYLMVWGSNVPQTRTPDAHFYTEVRYKGTKTVAVSSDFGEMVKFGDIWLAPKQGTDAALAMAMGHVVLKEFHASGKSAYFRDYVKQYTDMPMLVLLRGHGDTLVPDHFLRASHLADNLGEANHPEWKTLLVDDATGEIVAPNGSIGFRWGEAAHNGGAKVGRWNLEMKDGGSGRAVAPRLSLVGQHDEVVEVGFPYFGGEHDELLRRRVPARRITLADGSTALVATVYDLQMANYGVDQGLGGPNVAATYEDDVPYTPAWQEKHTSVPARLVTQVAREFADNADRTQGKSMVIVGAALNHWYHNDMIYRGIINLLMMCGCIGKSGGGWAHYVGQEKLRPQFGWAPLAFGLDWSRPPRQMNGTSFFYNHTSQWRHEKLGVDEILSPTADRKRYDGLSLLDLNAKSERMGWLPSAPQLGANPLDVVDAAERAGQDPVAYTVEQLKSGALQFACDDPDNPANFPRNMFVWRSNILGSSGKGHEYFLKYLLGTQNAVFGDEADAITPSEVTVRPAAEGKLDLLTVLDFRMSTTCLYGDIVLPTATWYEKDDLNTSDMHPFIHPLSEAVQPLWESKTDWEIYKAIAKKFSEIAGPYLGTRKDLVCTPLLHDTPGELGQPFEPKDWKAGECDLIPGKTAPSMTVVERNYADIYKKFTSIGPLLDKLGNGGKGINWNTQHEVKEIGDLSHTVTEPGVSQGRPKLETAIDAAEMILTFAPETNGHVAVKAWEAVSKITGRDHTHLAEGREHDKIRFRDVQAQPRKIISAPTWSGLESEEVSYNAGYTNVHELIPWRTLTGRQQFWQDHRWMLDFGEGACVYKPAIDTKTVAPMLGKKPNGNPELVLNWITPHQKWGIHSTYSDNLRMLTLSRGGPHVWISEAEARANGIRDNDWVEVFNVNGTLTARVVVSQRVPQGMCLMYHAQEKIVNVPGAETSGMRGGIHNSVTRAVTKPTHMIGGYAQLAYGFNYYGTVGSNRDEFVILRKMKKVDWLEGPLVEKNAKLSEKEGA
- a CDS encoding NarK family nitrate/nitrite MFS transporter, translated to MTSSVLTRWEPENAAFWQSEGERIAYRNLWISIPALMLAFVVWMLWSVVAVNLDRAGFQFTKNQLFWLTALPALSGATLRIFYSFLVPVFGGRRFTAISTALLLIPALGMGFALRDPSTGYPTLLVLALLCGLGGANFSSSMANISFFFPKAKKGLATGLNAGIGNLGVSVVQFVTPLVVSLAVFGALGGEPQQYQASGATHDLWLQNAGFIWVPFIVVSALAAWFGMHDIADAKASFAEQAVIFKRKHNWLMCWLYVGTFGSFIGFSAGLALLTKSQFPGVNPTAYAFLGPLVGALTRPVGGWISDKLGGARVTLWTFVGMIAAVFAVLAALPHDGAGGSFAYFLAAFIALFALTGIGNGSTFRMIPVIFLTERQRAARGQGDAAQRQALQDAGKESAAVLGFSGAIGAYGGFFIPKSFGTSLELTGAPDAALYCFVAFYVSCVLVTWWYYARRNAPMPC